One Halostagnicola kamekurae DNA segment encodes these proteins:
- a CDS encoding helix-turn-helix transcriptional regulator, which translates to MSSLQPDNSVAHAVLTRLEAADTVLDSGSHLAVPDGSTARVVEITVPSVGDMPLIQLVRSISVLESVLIAVLFVLIAALVGVRVTDAISDREVSVPTQRSSEDDRRDPPPEDEPQAAAAPAYESVVSAETPPELLSDEGQVVRLLVENHGRIRQHEIADETGWSKSKVSRTLSKMHDNGTIEKTSLGRENVITLAEADANDPNQSDSDNVGNPVA; encoded by the coding sequence GTGTCCAGCTTACAGCCCGATAACAGCGTTGCTCACGCCGTACTGACTCGACTCGAGGCTGCCGATACCGTCCTGGATTCGGGATCTCACCTCGCCGTTCCGGACGGGTCGACAGCCCGCGTCGTCGAAATTACCGTCCCGTCCGTCGGAGATATGCCACTGATCCAGCTCGTCCGGTCGATCTCCGTGTTGGAGTCGGTCCTGATCGCGGTCCTGTTCGTCCTGATCGCCGCACTCGTCGGGGTTCGGGTGACAGACGCCATCTCCGATCGGGAGGTTTCGGTTCCGACCCAGCGCTCGTCCGAAGACGACCGACGCGATCCGCCACCAGAAGATGAACCGCAAGCCGCGGCGGCACCAGCCTACGAAAGCGTTGTCTCCGCCGAGACACCGCCCGAACTCTTGAGCGACGAGGGGCAAGTCGTCCGATTGCTCGTCGAGAATCACGGCCGCATCCGACAACACGAGATCGCCGACGAGACCGGCTGGTCGAAATCGAAAGTCAGCCGCACGCTCTCGAAGATGCACGACAACGGCACGATCGAGAAGACCTCGCTCGGCCGAGAGAACGTCATCACGTTGGCCGAGGCGGACGCGAACGATCCCAATCAATCCGACTCGGACAACGTCGGCAACCCCGTCGCCTGA
- the glmS gene encoding glutamine--fructose-6-phosphate transaminase (isomerizing), which yields MCGIIARIGRGNAAETLLTGLENLEYRGYDSAGIAVQNGSGVKVHKCSGEVSELKSQLEARPNGNMGIGHTRWSTHGPPTDENAHPHTDTVGDVAVVHNGVIDNYDELKADLRSKGHEFESDTDTEVIPHLIDEYRRETGDTETAVRKAVSTLEGSYAIAAIVDGEEAVYAARKGSPLVLGLDDDEWFLASDVPAFLDYTDEVIYLEEGDLVVLEPDSYRITDLEGTPVERSSDTVDWDPEDAGKGEFDHYMLKEIYNQPSSLSNTIEGRANDGEVTFENLTEGTFSDVDAVQFVACGTSYHAAMYGGQLLRSAGVRTEVLRASEYESTTGPVDENTLVVAVTQSGETADTLEAVREATSRGARSLAVTNVVGSTAARTADDAVYIRAGPEVGVAATKTYSSQAVTLALLTQQIASDVPGGEPAADKAKLLESLRDLPEHVEEVLESSQAEAIARERLDSQSYFFIGHGLGHSVALEGALKFKEITYEHAEGFASGQLKHGPLALVTDETPIFAVYSGRGDEKTKTNAIEARSRGAPIVAVGPDDHSLADAADTHLSVPDTHPVWAGLLANVQLQLVSYHAAKLLERPIDKPRNLAKSVTVE from the coding sequence ATGTGCGGGATCATCGCCCGGATCGGCCGGGGAAACGCCGCCGAAACGTTGCTCACAGGTCTCGAGAACCTCGAGTACCGCGGGTACGATTCCGCCGGCATCGCCGTCCAGAACGGCTCCGGCGTCAAGGTACACAAGTGCTCGGGCGAGGTATCCGAGCTCAAGTCCCAGCTCGAGGCGCGTCCGAACGGGAACATGGGCATCGGTCACACCCGCTGGAGCACCCACGGGCCGCCGACCGACGAGAACGCACACCCCCACACCGATACCGTCGGTGACGTCGCCGTCGTCCACAACGGCGTGATCGACAACTACGACGAACTCAAAGCCGACCTCCGATCGAAGGGCCACGAGTTCGAAAGCGACACCGACACGGAAGTCATCCCGCACCTGATCGACGAGTATCGACGAGAAACCGGGGACACCGAAACGGCCGTCCGAAAGGCCGTTTCGACGCTCGAGGGGAGTTACGCGATCGCCGCCATCGTCGACGGGGAGGAGGCGGTCTACGCCGCCCGAAAGGGGTCGCCGCTCGTGCTCGGCCTCGACGACGACGAGTGGTTCCTCGCCAGCGACGTCCCGGCCTTCCTCGATTACACCGACGAGGTGATCTACCTGGAGGAAGGCGACCTCGTCGTGCTCGAGCCGGACTCCTATCGGATCACCGACCTCGAGGGGACGCCCGTCGAACGCTCGAGCGACACCGTCGACTGGGACCCGGAGGACGCGGGGAAAGGCGAGTTCGACCACTACATGCTAAAGGAGATCTACAACCAGCCATCCTCCCTGTCGAATACGATCGAGGGCAGAGCGAACGACGGCGAGGTCACTTTCGAGAACCTGACGGAGGGGACGTTCAGCGACGTCGACGCCGTCCAGTTCGTCGCCTGCGGAACGTCCTATCACGCCGCGATGTACGGCGGCCAGTTGCTCCGGTCGGCCGGCGTCCGAACCGAAGTGCTTCGAGCGAGCGAGTACGAATCGACGACCGGACCGGTCGACGAGAACACGCTCGTCGTCGCCGTCACCCAGAGCGGGGAAACCGCGGACACCCTCGAGGCCGTCCGCGAAGCGACCAGCCGAGGGGCCCGCTCGCTCGCGGTGACCAACGTCGTCGGCTCGACCGCTGCTCGAACCGCCGACGACGCGGTCTACATTCGCGCCGGCCCGGAGGTCGGCGTCGCGGCGACAAAGACGTACTCCTCGCAGGCGGTCACGCTCGCGTTGCTCACCCAGCAGATCGCGAGCGACGTCCCCGGCGGCGAGCCGGCGGCCGACAAAGCGAAACTCCTCGAGTCGCTTCGGGACCTCCCCGAGCACGTCGAAGAGGTGCTCGAATCGAGCCAGGCCGAGGCCATCGCCCGGGAACGACTCGACAGCCAATCGTACTTCTTCATCGGGCACGGCCTCGGCCACTCGGTCGCGCTCGAGGGCGCGCTGAAGTTCAAGGAGATCACCTACGAACACGCCGAAGGGTTCGCGTCGGGCCAACTCAAACACGGGCCGCTCGCGCTCGTGACCGACGAGACGCCGATCTTCGCCGTCTATTCCGGCAGGGGCGACGAGAAGACGAAGACGAACGCGATCGAAGCCCGCTCGCGCGGCGCGCCGATCGTCGCGGTCGGCCCCGACGATCACTCGCTGGCCGACGCGGCAGACACCCACCTCTCGGTTCCGGATACCCATCCCGTCTGGGCAGGCCTGCTCGCCAACGTCCAGTTGCAACTCGTCTCCTACCACGCTGCAAAGCTCCTCGAGCGACCGATCGACAAGCCGCGCAACCTCGCCAAGAGCGTCACGGTCGAGTAA
- a CDS encoding ABC transporter ATP-binding protein, translated as MVPIEIDGLSKEFPGDVLAVDDLDLRIESGEIFGFLGPNGAGKSTTINVLLGFVDPTAGSVSVLGQDVQGSEFAQTRHRIGVLPEGYSLYDRLSAREHVDWVARTKRADDDPDEILERVGIGDVADRRVGGFSKGMRQRLAFGMALVGDPDLLVLDEPSSGLDPTGMQEMRAIIREEAATGTTVFFSSHVLPEVEAVCDRVGIMNDGRLVAVDEIETLRDEITSSSRITLAVRSVPDELGLETLDGVTNVQVDGSEIHVDCRATTVKPRVVRYVDDRATITDIVSEEPSLEELFNRYTGDADAPDEEAPSPAEVTA; from the coding sequence ATGGTCCCTATCGAAATCGATGGCCTCAGCAAGGAGTTCCCCGGTGACGTCCTCGCGGTCGACGACCTCGACCTGCGGATCGAATCGGGCGAGATTTTCGGGTTCCTCGGGCCGAACGGTGCCGGGAAATCGACGACGATCAACGTCCTCCTCGGGTTCGTCGACCCGACCGCCGGCAGTGTTAGCGTCCTCGGGCAGGACGTACAGGGAAGCGAGTTCGCACAGACCCGGCATCGAATCGGCGTCCTTCCGGAAGGATACAGTCTGTATGACCGGCTGAGTGCCCGCGAGCATGTCGATTGGGTCGCCCGAACCAAACGCGCAGACGACGATCCCGACGAGATTCTCGAGCGGGTCGGCATCGGCGACGTGGCGGATCGCCGCGTCGGCGGATTCTCGAAGGGGATGCGCCAACGCCTCGCGTTCGGAATGGCCCTGGTCGGCGATCCGGATCTCCTCGTTCTCGACGAACCATCGTCGGGCCTTGATCCGACGGGAATGCAAGAGATGCGGGCGATCATCCGGGAGGAAGCCGCCACCGGGACGACCGTGTTCTTCTCGAGTCACGTGTTGCCGGAGGTCGAGGCGGTCTGTGACCGCGTCGGGATCATGAACGACGGGCGGCTGGTCGCCGTCGACGAGATCGAGACGCTGCGCGACGAGATCACGAGTTCGTCGCGGATCACCCTGGCGGTTCGATCGGTGCCGGACGAGCTCGGCCTCGAGACCCTAGACGGCGTCACGAACGTTCAGGTCGATGGATCCGAGATTCACGTCGACTGTCGAGCGACGACCGTCAAGCCGCGAGTCGTCAGGTACGTCGACGATCGGGCGACGATAACTGATATCGTCTCCGAGGAGCCGTCCCTAGAGGAGCTGTTCAACAGGTATACGGGCGACGCCGACGCCCCCGACGAAGAGGCCCCCTCCCCGGCCGAGGTGACGGCATGA
- a CDS encoding ABC transporter permease: MSVVEVARKDFLDVRRSKMMWLVVTILTGFSGLFVYFQTSQIPYFESARAGVVSVLNGVLMLGSFLVPIVAFVAAYLAIAGERETGSLKFMLGLPNTRRDIVVGKFLSRCLVIGLGLASAALGVTILLALFYPLVPIVPFFVMLGLLTLYAVVYVALAIGISAAVASKARAAAAGFGLYFVLNVGTFLASPGALVRTVHADVLGLGESPLLYQFVSLLVPPEALLYGATAVAEPNGPVTSPPADAPFFVQPTFMPVVLSAWIVLSVAIGYYAFESANVS, from the coding sequence ATGAGCGTCGTCGAAGTCGCCCGGAAGGACTTCCTCGACGTCCGCCGGTCGAAGATGATGTGGCTCGTCGTTACGATTTTGACCGGATTCTCCGGCTTGTTCGTGTACTTCCAGACCAGCCAGATCCCGTATTTCGAGAGCGCTCGGGCGGGCGTCGTGAGCGTTCTGAACGGCGTCCTCATGCTCGGTTCGTTCCTGGTTCCGATCGTCGCGTTCGTCGCGGCCTACCTCGCTATCGCGGGCGAACGCGAGACGGGGAGTCTGAAGTTCATGCTCGGCCTGCCGAACACGCGCCGCGATATCGTCGTCGGCAAATTTCTCAGTCGGTGTCTCGTGATCGGCCTCGGTCTCGCGAGCGCGGCGCTCGGGGTCACCATCTTGCTCGCGCTGTTCTATCCGCTCGTCCCGATCGTCCCGTTTTTCGTCATGCTCGGGCTGTTGACGCTTTATGCCGTCGTCTACGTCGCGCTCGCGATCGGTATCTCCGCCGCCGTCGCGAGCAAAGCCCGCGCGGCGGCCGCCGGATTCGGCCTCTACTTCGTCCTCAACGTCGGCACGTTCCTCGCGTCGCCCGGCGCTCTCGTCCGCACAGTACACGCCGACGTCCTCGGGCTCGGCGAATCCCCCCTCCTCTACCAGTTCGTCTCGCTTCTAGTGCCGCCCGAAGCGCTCCTTTACGGTGCCACCGCCGTCGCCGAACCGAACGGGCCAGTCACCAGTCCACCCGCAGACGCGCCGTTTTTCGTCCAGCCGACGTTCATGCCCGTCGTTCTGTCCGCGTGGATCGTCCTCTCGGTCGCTATCGGGTACTACGCGTTCGAGTCCGCGAACGTGAGCTGA
- a CDS encoding carboxypeptidase regulatory-like domain-containing protein, translating to MSSSGRQTNSRTRSMQSGVQILLVVAGVALLVAGVALTASGVSIDDAVETAADRLGDSQPTDEGTDGGGGDDGGAVEPQPEDGSDSSESDADGGGGDGGNEDETDGDSETGDQSGDDSDGQDGGGDSSGDNDSSGDDGSNGGDGGDSDESYTLTTDIESEDGDELTDATVTVESASGGSGKTTTGADGSAVFAVDDGGEYTVTANADDYEEATTDVEIDGDDEEVTLELSATGDDENDDGNQNDDGGQSDDSSGGPYTLTTVVEDGDGEALENASVEVEDADGGIFSSFDTDQQNVDDDGEAEFERENGEYTVTANADGYEEATTDVEIDGGDEEITLELEEEN from the coding sequence ATGTCTTCCAGCGGTCGCCAGACGAATTCGCGGACTCGCTCGATGCAAAGTGGCGTCCAGATACTGCTGGTTGTCGCTGGCGTCGCCCTGTTAGTCGCAGGGGTCGCGCTCACGGCCAGCGGCGTCTCGATCGACGACGCGGTCGAGACCGCCGCCGACCGGCTCGGTGATTCCCAGCCGACCGACGAGGGAACGGACGGCGGCGGGGGTGACGACGGCGGCGCGGTCGAACCGCAGCCCGAAGACGGCTCGGACAGTTCCGAGAGCGACGCCGACGGCGGGGGTGGTGACGGCGGAAACGAGGACGAAACCGACGGCGACTCCGAAACGGGTGACCAGTCGGGCGACGACTCCGATGGCCAGGACGGGGGTGGGGACTCGAGCGGCGATAACGACTCGAGCGGAGACGACGGTTCGAACGGCGGTGACGGCGGCGATTCGGACGAATCGTACACGCTCACCACGGATATCGAGTCCGAGGACGGCGACGAACTGACAGACGCCACGGTCACGGTCGAGTCGGCGTCCGGCGGAAGCGGCAAAACGACGACCGGTGCCGACGGATCGGCGGTCTTCGCCGTCGATGACGGCGGCGAGTACACGGTGACGGCGAACGCGGACGACTACGAGGAGGCGACCACCGATGTCGAGATCGACGGCGACGACGAAGAAGTCACCCTCGAACTCTCAGCGACCGGTGACGACGAGAACGATGATGGAAACCAGAACGACGACGGGGGCCAGAGCGACGACTCGAGCGGTGGGCCCTACACGCTGACGACCGTCGTCGAGGACGGGGACGGAGAGGCGCTCGAAAACGCGTCGGTCGAAGTCGAGGACGCCGACGGCGGCATCTTCAGTTCCTTCGACACGGACCAGCAGAACGTCGACGACGACGGCGAAGCCGAGTTCGAACGCGAGAACGGCGAGTACACGGTGACGGCGAACGCGGACGGCTACGAGGAGGCGACCACCGACGTCGAGATCGACGGCGGCGACGAGGAAATCACCCTCGAACTCGAAGAAGAGAACTGA
- a CDS encoding carbamoyltransferase family protein, translating to MNGYTLAFKPAIGLYGQHDPSAVLFDDGTPVFGIEEERLTREKHAPDTFPTNAINACLDYRDLELGDVDEILLPYDPSLRSRIRSHYLSDAVRAPTLPRKLSALEQTLVTEIQSQFFPTRQVESRLESIGSLVPPIERLSHHRCHAASAFHPSGFDDALVLTIDAKGEYDSTVVWRGDRHGLERVKTYEHPNSLGLFFAIVTEYLGYRMFNGEGKVMGLAPYGEENPEIERRLRNLIDVGTSYDVTELTKRWGTGHGLELLSEVFGRPPKADTDEFDQWEKDFAHTAQKLLEEIVLDIVEAHTDTVGSHNVALAGGVVLNCKLNKRVREAACVGDLFVQPVANDAGLALGAGWVGRPPETVDDLSTVYFGSSYEKETIEETLDTSKLSYAEPANVEQYVADRLADGALVGWFQGRSELGPRALGSRSILADPRTADSRDRVNRFVKHREGWRPFAPSMLEDVAEEYLIDGRPSPFMIEAYDVDPEKASELEAVVHPADDSTRPQTVREDQHERYYRLIEAFGERTGVPVLLNTSFNDNGEPIVDKPIEAIKDFYGMGLDLLVVDDFVLEKDATRQPSTREVGELVGSADPEPATRERTTAIGNG from the coding sequence ATGAACGGCTACACGCTAGCGTTCAAACCTGCAATTGGTCTGTACGGACAGCACGACCCCAGTGCCGTCCTCTTCGACGACGGAACGCCCGTCTTCGGCATCGAGGAGGAGCGACTCACCCGCGAGAAACACGCCCCCGACACGTTCCCGACGAACGCGATCAACGCCTGTCTCGACTATCGAGACCTCGAGCTCGGCGACGTCGACGAGATCCTCCTCCCGTACGACCCCAGCCTCCGCTCGCGTATCCGTTCGCACTACCTCAGCGACGCCGTCCGCGCGCCGACCCTCCCGCGAAAGCTCTCCGCGCTCGAGCAGACGCTCGTGACGGAGATCCAGAGCCAGTTCTTTCCGACGCGACAGGTCGAGTCCCGCCTCGAGTCGATCGGCTCTTTGGTGCCGCCGATCGAGCGCCTCTCACACCACCGCTGTCACGCCGCCAGCGCGTTTCACCCCTCCGGATTCGACGACGCGCTCGTCCTCACGATCGACGCGAAAGGCGAGTACGACTCGACCGTCGTCTGGCGGGGCGATCGACACGGCCTCGAGCGGGTCAAAACCTACGAGCACCCCAACAGCCTCGGACTGTTCTTTGCGATCGTCACCGAGTACCTCGGCTACCGGATGTTCAACGGCGAGGGGAAGGTCATGGGCCTGGCCCCCTACGGCGAGGAAAACCCGGAGATCGAACGACGGCTGCGGAACCTGATCGACGTGGGAACGTCCTACGACGTCACCGAACTCACCAAGCGCTGGGGAACCGGCCACGGCCTCGAGTTGCTCTCGGAGGTATTCGGCCGTCCGCCCAAAGCAGATACCGACGAGTTCGATCAGTGGGAGAAAGACTTCGCCCACACCGCCCAGAAGCTGCTCGAGGAAATCGTCCTCGACATCGTCGAGGCCCACACCGACACCGTCGGCTCGCACAACGTCGCGCTCGCCGGCGGCGTCGTGCTCAACTGCAAACTCAACAAGCGCGTTCGAGAGGCGGCCTGCGTCGGCGACCTCTTCGTCCAGCCGGTCGCCAACGATGCGGGGCTGGCGCTAGGTGCGGGCTGGGTCGGGCGGCCGCCCGAGACCGTCGACGACCTGTCGACGGTGTACTTCGGTTCGTCCTACGAGAAGGAGACTATCGAGGAGACCCTCGACACGTCGAAACTCAGCTACGCGGAGCCCGCGAACGTCGAGCAGTACGTCGCCGACCGCCTCGCCGACGGCGCGCTCGTCGGCTGGTTCCAGGGCCGGTCCGAACTCGGCCCGCGGGCGCTCGGCTCTCGCAGCATCCTGGCGGACCCGCGCACGGCCGACTCGCGCGACCGGGTCAACCGGTTCGTCAAGCACCGCGAGGGGTGGCGTCCGTTCGCGCCGTCGATGCTCGAGGACGTCGCCGAGGAGTACCTGATCGACGGTCGCCCGTCGCCGTTCATGATCGAGGCCTACGACGTCGACCCCGAGAAAGCGAGCGAGCTCGAGGCGGTCGTCCACCCCGCCGACGACTCCACCCGCCCCCAGACGGTTCGCGAGGACCAACACGAGCGCTACTACCGGCTGATCGAGGCGTTCGGCGAGCGCACCGGCGTTCCCGTCCTGCTGAACACCTCCTTCAACGACAACGGCGAGCCGATCGTCGACAAACCGATCGAGGCGATCAAGGACTTCTACGGGATGGGACTCGACCTGCTCGTCGTCGACGACTTCGTTCTCGAGAAAGACGCTACCCGACAGCCGTCCACCCGCGAGGTCGGCGAGCTGGTCGGGAGCGCCGATCCGGAACCGGCGACTCGAGAGCGAACGACAGCGATCGGAAACGGGTAG
- a CDS encoding glycosyltransferase family 4 protein, translating to MRILRVAQKVYPDVNGGGAYHVHAMSRDQAAMGHDVTILTVSDNDDLPREERRDGYRVVRRSPTVNLLGNDISTGVARFLRQANEFDVIHAHSHLYFSTNLAALKRRLGEIPLAITNHGLYSQNAPEWTLDLYLRSVGQWTFNQADVIFCYTDEDCNRVREFGVDSCIEVVANGVDTERFTPEGEVSSRIDHDGSVVLFVGRLVEGKRPLDVVQAVSRLPDDVKLYMVGDGPMRSELEEMASDQVKFIGQVSYEEMPEIYRAGDALILPSRAEGLPRTILEAMASGLPVVSSHLKHIAPVVQKAGKTVPIADIFGYTTALRDVLDWDEGISLDSRRVVLNEFRWQNTVEETTQVLEDITTKIE from the coding sequence ATGCGGATCCTCCGAGTCGCACAAAAGGTCTACCCCGACGTGAACGGCGGCGGGGCGTACCACGTCCACGCGATGAGTCGCGATCAGGCCGCGATGGGTCACGACGTGACCATTCTCACCGTGAGCGATAACGATGATCTCCCGCGAGAGGAGCGACGCGACGGGTATAGGGTCGTCCGCCGGTCGCCGACCGTTAATCTACTGGGAAACGATATCTCGACCGGTGTGGCGCGGTTCCTTCGGCAGGCGAATGAGTTCGACGTCATCCATGCGCACTCGCATTTGTATTTCTCGACGAATCTCGCCGCGCTGAAACGTCGTCTCGGTGAGATCCCCTTGGCGATCACAAATCATGGACTTTACAGCCAGAATGCCCCCGAGTGGACGCTCGATTTGTACCTGCGATCTGTGGGCCAGTGGACATTCAATCAAGCGGATGTTATCTTCTGTTACACCGACGAGGACTGTAATCGCGTCCGCGAGTTCGGAGTTGACTCATGTATTGAGGTGGTGGCGAACGGCGTGGACACGGAGCGGTTTACACCAGAAGGAGAAGTCAGTAGCCGGATTGATCACGACGGGTCAGTAGTGCTGTTTGTGGGCAGGTTGGTTGAGGGAAAACGGCCACTGGACGTGGTGCAGGCGGTGTCACGGCTACCTGATGACGTGAAGCTATACATGGTTGGAGATGGGCCGATGCGCTCTGAACTAGAGGAAATGGCTAGCGACCAAGTAAAGTTCATTGGACAGGTCTCCTACGAGGAGATGCCGGAGATTTACCGGGCAGGAGACGCATTAATATTGCCAAGCCGTGCCGAAGGATTGCCGCGGACGATACTGGAGGCGATGGCGTCAGGTCTACCGGTTGTGTCAAGTCATCTAAAGCACATTGCACCTGTCGTTCAAAAGGCCGGAAAAACGGTTCCAATAGCGGATATTTTTGGATATACGACCGCACTAAGAGACGTCCTTGATTGGGACGAGGGAATTAGCTTAGATAGTCGCCGAGTAGTCCTCAATGAATTTCGTTGGCAGAATACGGTCGAAGAAACGACACAAGTATTAGAAGATATTACTACCAAGATTGAGTAG
- a CDS encoding class I SAM-dependent methyltransferase, whose product MTDYNNSQKDVADFYEEEASTYDERFESIAGEYIHNRQVSIILEQLGDISGDTVLEIAAGTGRFTHVLAAQDAKVIVIDIAREMLEENRQRTPEAEFVHGTASELPFEPSSIDHCVTVNALNHIPGHWDVVADVKRVLKPGGKFLANYPNILSNRFPIGMYVNNQNRNVGKGVYTKWFNIFEVKRTLKSMGYNIEACIGDRFLPVKILPKITVPASRMTEEISGNPIMSNICVSPFVLARKE is encoded by the coding sequence ATGACCGATTACAATAATTCACAAAAGGACGTTGCTGATTTCTATGAGGAGGAGGCAAGTACCTATGACGAACGGTTTGAGTCGATTGCAGGGGAATATATTCACAATCGACAAGTTTCAATCATATTAGAACAGTTAGGAGACATTAGTGGAGATACAGTTTTAGAGATTGCAGCAGGAACGGGAAGATTCACTCACGTATTAGCCGCTCAAGACGCAAAAGTAATCGTTATCGATATCGCTCGGGAGATGCTAGAGGAGAACCGGCAACGGACTCCAGAGGCAGAGTTTGTCCATGGAACTGCCTCGGAATTACCATTCGAACCTTCCTCAATAGATCATTGTGTGACCGTTAATGCACTCAATCATATTCCAGGTCATTGGGACGTAGTTGCGGACGTGAAGCGTGTTTTAAAGCCTGGCGGGAAGTTCCTCGCAAATTACCCAAATATCCTAAGCAACCGATTCCCGATTGGGATGTACGTAAACAACCAGAACCGAAATGTCGGAAAGGGAGTGTATACGAAATGGTTTAATATATTCGAAGTAAAGCGAACACTCAAAAGCATGGGATACAATATTGAAGCCTGCATTGGCGACCGGTTTTTACCAGTGAAAATATTACCAAAAATAACGGTTCCCGCATCACGAATGACTGAGGAAATATCTGGCAACCCGATTATGTCAAATATCTGTGTGTCTCCATTCGTTCTCGCTCGTAAAGAATGA
- a CDS encoding glycosyltransferase family 4 protein — MKIGFIATEIGLQKGGAYMGGNVNNVITVSQALAERGHDIIIITTTPRDTAPNPTANIDWATVYEYSPRFDHGTPGYFASFSAYATRTVAKLRQQNKLNVLTVHAGFPLWGLVGTAANILTDCPVIHVQYCPVDQISGESIYDYLNHPWFIRRYLSGADELVGISPIVSDSLRNLTNQDNIQTILPAINTDIYTPVPELGKAEVPTISYLGSLNEQKGLDLLVDAFVDIQEEFDCQLRLGLEVRSKESGSELAKRIEENPDIDVNGIVDDVPKFLAESHIFVAPFRTTMGPADYPLAALEAMSCGIPIVVTDVGGLKQLVMDSNGGVCIGEPSAKGISSTVSDLLKNPNKRSTIGLRAREYILQHCSESSVADQLEELLEEKL, encoded by the coding sequence ATGAAAATCGGATTCATCGCTACTGAAATTGGACTGCAAAAAGGGGGTGCATATATGGGCGGGAATGTGAACAACGTGATCACGGTCTCACAAGCGCTTGCGGAACGAGGGCACGACATAATAATCATAACAACTACCCCCCGCGATACTGCGCCAAACCCGACCGCAAATATAGATTGGGCAACAGTCTACGAATATTCTCCTCGATTTGATCACGGGACACCAGGGTATTTTGCATCATTCAGCGCCTATGCAACTCGAACAGTAGCTAAACTCCGACAGCAGAACAAACTTAATGTGCTTACTGTCCATGCTGGATTCCCGCTATGGGGCCTCGTCGGAACAGCGGCAAATATTTTAACAGACTGTCCAGTTATACACGTTCAATATTGTCCAGTTGATCAAATATCTGGGGAATCCATATATGATTATCTTAACCACCCATGGTTTATACGACGCTATCTGTCAGGTGCAGATGAACTAGTCGGAATCTCACCTATAGTGAGTGATTCGTTACGTAATCTAACGAATCAGGATAATATACAGACGATACTACCAGCTATTAATACAGATATATATACTCCAGTCCCAGAATTAGGAAAGGCGGAAGTTCCGACGATCTCGTATCTGGGTAGCCTTAATGAGCAGAAGGGACTTGACCTCCTTGTGGACGCGTTTGTGGATATTCAAGAAGAATTTGACTGTCAGCTACGACTAGGCTTGGAGGTCCGATCTAAAGAGTCAGGAAGTGAGTTAGCTAAACGAATTGAAGAAAATCCAGATATAGACGTAAATGGAATAGTAGATGATGTCCCGAAGTTCTTAGCAGAAAGTCATATTTTTGTGGCTCCATTTCGTACGACTATGGGACCTGCGGATTATCCGCTTGCCGCGTTAGAAGCAATGTCCTGTGGAATTCCAATTGTCGTTACTGATGTTGGTGGATTAAAGCAGTTAGTTATGGACAGTAACGGTGGTGTGTGTATTGGTGAACCCAGCGCCAAAGGGATTTCATCTACAGTATCGGATCTTCTCAAAAACCCAAACAAACGTTCAACTATTGGCTTACGCGCACGAGAGTACATTCTCCAGCATTGCTCGGAATCAAGTGTAGCAGACCAACTAGAAGAACTCCTCGAGGAAAAATTATAG